Proteins encoded in a region of the Mycobacterium branderi genome:
- a CDS encoding LysR family transcriptional regulator, with protein sequence MLFRQLEYFVAVAQERHFARAAEKCYVSQPALSAAIAKLERELDVPLINRGHSFEGLTPEGEQLVMWARRILAEYAAFKSEVRATRSEVTGTLRLGAIPTASTTMSLLLGGFCSAYPLVKVQVRAAMPTTELYRRLRHFELDAAIVPVGSQDSQGLDLVPLYADRYVLISPTGMLPADSSRLRWPDAAQLPLMLLTPDIGVRNCIDGAFASHGISVEPQVETDSVCALLAQVATGDWATILPYTWFTATAMVHNVRAVELVEPTVTMQIALATNPTGPTPPVARAFAASAEQLKLQRPDRRAAANNIVVIPQTSVTASESVDAATS encoded by the coding sequence ATGCTGTTTCGTCAGCTGGAGTATTTCGTCGCGGTCGCCCAGGAGCGGCACTTCGCTCGGGCCGCCGAGAAGTGTTATGTGTCGCAGCCCGCGCTTTCCGCGGCGATCGCCAAACTCGAGCGCGAATTGGATGTCCCACTGATCAACCGCGGACACAGCTTCGAGGGCCTCACGCCCGAGGGGGAGCAGTTGGTGATGTGGGCTCGCCGGATTCTCGCCGAATATGCTGCGTTCAAGTCTGAGGTGCGGGCGACGCGGTCGGAGGTTACCGGGACACTTCGGCTGGGGGCTATACCGACGGCGTCCACCACCATGTCGTTGTTGCTCGGAGGGTTCTGCTCGGCGTACCCGTTGGTGAAGGTCCAGGTCCGCGCGGCGATGCCCACGACCGAGTTGTATCGACGGTTACGCCACTTCGAGCTCGACGCCGCCATCGTGCCCGTGGGGTCGCAAGATAGCCAAGGCCTGGACCTGGTGCCGTTGTACGCGGACCGGTATGTGCTGATCTCGCCGACGGGCATGCTGCCTGCGGATTCGTCGAGGCTGCGCTGGCCGGATGCGGCGCAGTTGCCGCTGATGTTGCTGACGCCGGACATTGGCGTCCGCAACTGCATCGACGGCGCGTTCGCCAGTCACGGGATCAGCGTGGAGCCGCAGGTCGAAACGGACTCGGTCTGCGCGTTGCTCGCGCAAGTCGCCACGGGTGATTGGGCGACCATCCTTCCCTACACCTGGTTCACGGCGACTGCCATGGTTCACAATGTCCGCGCGGTCGAACTCGTCGAGCCGACGGTCACGATGCAGATTGCCCTCGCCACCAACCCGACGGGGCCTACCCCGCCGGTGGCGCGCGCATTCGCCGCGAGCGCAGAGCAGCTGAAACTGCAGCGACCCGACCGTCGCGCAGCAGCGAACAACATAGTTGTGATCCCCCAAACATCTGTTACTGCAAGCGAATCCGTGGATGCGGCCACCTCTTGA
- a CDS encoding catalase: MTDNFTTTNAGAPAPSDEYSLTLGPDGPVLLQDFYLIEQLAAFNRERVPERQPHAKGTGAFGRFEVTNDLSAYTKAAVFAPGAKTDVFVRLSGNAGERGSADTVRDTRGFSVKFYTPEGNLDIVGLDFPVFVIRDPIKFPQMVRSAKTRANNGCHDHNMQWDFWTLSPESAHQVTMIMSDRGIPKSFRHMDGFGLHAFSWLNTGGEICWVKFHFKTDQGIEWLTQEEADQLAGTDSDYGMRDLHDAIERGEYPSWSVKVQIMPFADAKTYRLNPFDVTKVWPHADYPLIDLGKMTLDRNISDHHTEVEQATFAPHALVPGIGLSPDKLLLGRSFAYADAHRHRVGANHNQIPVNAPKCPVRSYSKDGQMRFIDACDPVYAPNSYGGPKADPDRASVVKWSAEGGEMVRAPYTLRPDDDDWSQAGALVRDVMDDAERERLVHNIVHHVTNGVKEPVLSRVVEYWYNIDRDIGKKVEDGIRAANRSR, from the coding sequence ATGACGGACAACTTCACCACGACGAACGCGGGTGCTCCGGCGCCTAGTGACGAATACTCGTTGACGTTGGGTCCCGATGGTCCGGTCCTGTTGCAGGATTTCTACCTGATCGAGCAGTTGGCCGCGTTCAACCGGGAGCGCGTGCCTGAACGGCAGCCGCACGCCAAGGGTACCGGCGCGTTCGGCCGCTTCGAGGTGACCAATGATCTGAGCGCCTACACCAAGGCCGCGGTGTTTGCACCGGGTGCGAAGACCGACGTATTTGTGCGGTTGTCCGGCAATGCCGGTGAGCGCGGCAGCGCCGACACCGTGCGGGACACGCGCGGGTTTTCGGTGAAGTTCTACACCCCCGAGGGCAACCTGGACATCGTCGGCCTCGACTTCCCGGTTTTTGTCATCCGCGACCCGATTAAGTTTCCGCAGATGGTCCGCTCGGCCAAGACCCGTGCGAACAACGGTTGTCATGACCACAACATGCAGTGGGATTTTTGGACGCTGTCCCCGGAGTCGGCTCACCAGGTGACCATGATTATGAGCGATCGGGGTATCCCCAAGTCGTTTCGGCACATGGATGGGTTTGGTTTGCACGCGTTCAGTTGGCTCAACACCGGCGGGGAGATCTGTTGGGTGAAGTTTCACTTCAAGACAGATCAGGGCATCGAGTGGTTGACCCAGGAAGAGGCCGACCAGTTGGCCGGTACGGACTCGGACTACGGCATGCGCGACCTGCATGATGCGATCGAACGCGGGGAGTATCCGAGCTGGTCGGTAAAGGTGCAAATTATGCCATTCGCTGACGCAAAAACCTACCGGCTCAACCCGTTTGACGTGACCAAGGTGTGGCCGCATGCCGACTATCCGCTCATCGATCTGGGCAAGATGACGCTGGACCGCAACATCAGCGATCACCACACCGAGGTCGAGCAGGCCACCTTCGCGCCCCACGCGCTGGTACCCGGCATCGGACTAAGCCCGGACAAACTGTTGCTGGGGCGCAGTTTCGCCTACGCCGACGCGCACCGCCACCGGGTGGGGGCCAACCACAATCAGATCCCGGTGAACGCCCCAAAGTGTCCGGTGCGCAGCTATTCCAAGGACGGGCAGATGCGCTTTATCGACGCATGCGACCCGGTGTATGCACCCAACTCCTATGGTGGGCCCAAAGCCGATCCTGACCGGGCGTCGGTGGTGAAATGGTCTGCCGAGGGAGGGGAGATGGTGCGGGCCCCCTACACCCTTCGTCCCGACGACGACGACTGGAGCCAGGCCGGCGCCCTGGTGCGTGACGTGATGGACGATGCGGAACGGGAGCGCTTGGTGCACAACATCGTTCACCACGTCACCAACGGTGTCAAAGAACCCGTGCTGTCCCGAGTCGTCGAATACTGGTACAACATCGATCGCGACATCGGCAAGAAAGTCGAAGACGGCATCCGCGCCGCGAACCGAAGCCGGTAA
- a CDS encoding catalase, translated as MAENYTTTNAGAPAPSDELSLSLGPDGPILLQDSYLIEQMAAFNRERAPERQPHAKGAGAFGRFEVTNDLSAYTKAAVFQPGATTEVFARFSSGNSGERGSADTARDNRGFSVKFYTAEGNFDIVGSDVPVFAIRDPIKFPSLIRAGGRRADNDLHDHNMVWDFWTLCPETAHLVTLVMGDRGIPKTFRHMNGFGLHAFSWINSAGEICWVKYHFKTNQGIQWLTQEEGNRLAGTDPDCCIRDLYEAIERAEYPSWSLKVQVMPFADAKTYRFNPFDVTKVWPHADYPLIDVGTLTLDRNITDHHTEVEQAGFAPSNLVPGTGLSPDKLLLGRSFAYADAHRARIGVNHNQIPVNAPRCAVRSYSKGGRMRFGNAADPVYVPNSVGGPRADPDRTAEVGWAADGEMMRAAYTPRRDDDDWGQAGTLVREVMDDAQRERLVHNIVGHVCAGVKEPVLSRVVQYWYNIDREIGKKVEDGIRANASR; from the coding sequence ATGGCCGAGAACTACACGACGACGAATGCGGGTGCTCCGGCACCCAGTGACGAACTGTCATTGTCGCTGGGGCCCGATGGCCCGATCCTGTTGCAGGATTCCTATCTGATTGAGCAGATGGCGGCGTTCAATCGGGAGCGGGCACCCGAGCGTCAGCCGCACGCCAAGGGGGCCGGTGCGTTCGGTCGGTTCGAGGTGACCAATGATCTGAGTGCGTACACCAAGGCTGCGGTGTTTCAACCGGGTGCGACCACGGAGGTATTTGCCCGGTTTTCCTCGGGCAATAGCGGTGAGCGTGGCAGTGCGGATACGGCACGCGACAACCGCGGGTTTTCGGTGAAGTTCTACACCGCCGAGGGGAATTTCGACATCGTCGGTAGCGATGTGCCGGTGTTTGCCATCCGGGATCCGATCAAGTTTCCCAGCTTGATCCGCGCCGGGGGGCGTCGTGCAGACAACGATCTGCACGACCACAACATGGTCTGGGACTTTTGGACGCTCTGCCCCGAAACAGCTCATCTGGTGACGCTGGTGATGGGAGATCGCGGAATTCCGAAGACGTTTCGACATATGAACGGTTTCGGCCTACACGCGTTCAGCTGGATCAATTCCGCCGGGGAAATCTGCTGGGTGAAGTATCACTTCAAGACCAACCAGGGCATCCAGTGGTTGACCCAAGAAGAAGGCAACCGCCTGGCCGGCACCGACCCGGACTGCTGCATCCGCGATCTGTATGAGGCCATCGAGCGAGCCGAGTATCCGAGCTGGTCGCTGAAGGTGCAGGTCATGCCGTTCGCCGATGCAAAAACCTACCGATTCAACCCATTTGATGTCACCAAGGTCTGGCCACATGCCGACTACCCGCTCATCGACGTCGGCACGCTGACGCTGGACCGCAACATCACCGATCACCACACCGAGGTAGAGCAGGCCGGGTTCGCGCCGTCGAATCTGGTGCCCGGCACCGGGCTGAGCCCGGACAAGCTTTTGCTCGGCAGGAGTTTCGCCTACGCCGATGCGCACCGCGCTCGCATCGGGGTCAACCACAATCAGATTCCCGTCAACGCCCCGCGCTGTGCGGTGCGCTCCTATTCCAAGGGCGGGCGGATGCGGTTTGGCAACGCCGCCGATCCGGTGTACGTACCGAACTCTGTCGGTGGGCCGAGAGCCGATCCGGACCGGACCGCCGAGGTGGGTTGGGCCGCTGACGGGGAGATGATGCGCGCCGCCTATACCCCGCGCCGCGATGACGACGACTGGGGTCAGGCCGGCACCCTGGTGCGTGAGGTGATGGATGACGCACAACGGGAACGCTTGGTGCACAACATCGTCGGGCATGTCTGTGCGGGTGTGAAAGAACCGGTGCTGTCCCGAGTCGTCCAATACTGGTACAACATCGATCGCGAAATCGGCAAGAAAGTCGAAGACGGCATCCGCGCCAACGCCAGCCGGTAG
- a CDS encoding molybdopterin oxidoreductase family protein, which translates to MATTSRRSSNADRITDIWGTRAPYSSGTGWPVRVDEFLADGVAASDVERWVRSACLLCSNGCGLEIAVRGGRMVGVRGRAEDRVNHGRLGPKGLYGWQGEQRDRLTVPLIRERGRLVEIDWDTAMSRVVERSRALLEAKGPLSHGFFTSGQLMTEEYYTLAVIGKGGIGTPHMDGNTRWCTATASAAFQETFGCDGQPGSYTDIDSCDAIFLFGHNVAETQTVLWARMLDRLDGADPPQLVCVDPRRTKVAERATVHLPIRNGTNMALMNALVHEQITRGFIDRNYVAAHTIGFDELESLTRDATPEWAAEVCGVCADDIRRAAEIFGISQRVVSTCSMGFYQSHQATAASCQVNNLHLLRGMVGRPGAGILQMNGQPSAENNREAGCGPALPGFRNWENPEHVRELAELWNIDPIVIPHWAPPTDGMTMFRYAEQGSIGFLWIAGTNPAVSMPDLARVRRILTGDQCFVVVSDAYRTETTELADIVLPAALWGEKTGTYTNVDRTVHLSEQAVDPPGQARPDLAIWLDYARRMGLADKDNQPLPPWEGPEEAFEAWKQCSAGRPVDYTGLSYDLLHERGGIQWPCTADAPNGTERLYVDAHFPTSPDRCETYGHDLATGAPVSETEFRASRPDGRAILKSAPYEPAYEKPDTEYPLRLTTGRTVYHWHTRTKTARAPQLQRAAPAMWLEVSRQDAQRLGIDEGDIVRATSRRGSIEAPARISHVREGVVFAPWHYGETAANELTVSAWDPISKQPEFKVAAVALQRLRAGDGPAPAPTNTASAPALPDGCGVRPAHLDRC; encoded by the coding sequence ATGGCTACTACATCCCGTCGATCCTCGAATGCAGATCGAATCACCGACATTTGGGGTACCCGTGCGCCCTACTCGTCGGGCACCGGGTGGCCGGTTCGTGTCGACGAGTTTCTGGCCGACGGGGTAGCCGCATCTGATGTCGAGCGGTGGGTGCGTAGTGCTTGCCTGTTGTGTTCCAACGGTTGCGGTCTGGAGATCGCGGTGCGTGGAGGACGGATGGTCGGGGTCCGCGGACGCGCCGAGGACCGTGTCAATCACGGCCGGCTCGGCCCGAAAGGGTTGTACGGCTGGCAGGGCGAGCAACGTGACAGGCTCACGGTTCCGCTGATCCGTGAGAGAGGTCGCCTGGTCGAGATTGACTGGGACACCGCCATGTCGCGGGTGGTGGAACGCTCACGAGCACTGCTGGAAGCGAAGGGCCCACTGTCACATGGCTTCTTCACCTCGGGGCAGTTGATGACCGAGGAGTACTACACGCTCGCCGTGATCGGCAAGGGCGGGATCGGCACCCCGCACATGGACGGCAACACACGCTGGTGCACGGCCACCGCGTCGGCGGCGTTCCAGGAGACGTTCGGCTGCGACGGGCAACCCGGCTCCTACACCGACATCGATTCCTGCGACGCGATCTTCTTGTTCGGGCACAATGTCGCCGAAACTCAGACCGTGCTCTGGGCACGGATGCTCGACCGGCTAGACGGCGCCGACCCCCCACAGCTGGTGTGTGTCGATCCGCGACGCACCAAGGTGGCGGAGCGGGCTACCGTGCATCTCCCCATTCGCAACGGCACCAACATGGCCCTGATGAATGCGTTGGTGCACGAGCAGATAACGCGCGGCTTCATCGACAGAAACTATGTAGCAGCGCACACGATTGGATTCGACGAACTCGAGTCGCTGACCCGGGATGCGACCCCCGAGTGGGCTGCCGAAGTCTGCGGTGTCTGTGCCGACGACATCCGCCGGGCCGCGGAGATCTTCGGTATCAGCCAACGAGTGGTGTCGACCTGCTCGATGGGCTTCTACCAGTCTCATCAGGCCACCGCCGCATCCTGCCAAGTCAACAACCTGCACCTGCTGCGAGGCATGGTCGGTCGCCCGGGGGCGGGCATCTTGCAAATGAATGGTCAGCCCTCCGCCGAGAACAACCGCGAAGCCGGCTGCGGACCGGCGTTGCCCGGATTTCGCAATTGGGAAAACCCCGAGCATGTCCGCGAACTCGCAGAGCTGTGGAACATCGATCCGATCGTCATCCCGCACTGGGCGCCACCGACCGACGGGATGACGATGTTCCGCTACGCCGAACAGGGCTCGATCGGGTTCCTGTGGATCGCCGGGACCAACCCCGCAGTATCCATGCCCGACCTCGCTCGCGTCCGCAGGATCCTTACCGGCGACCAATGTTTCGTCGTGGTCTCCGACGCCTACCGCACCGAAACCACCGAGCTCGCCGATATCGTTCTCCCGGCGGCATTGTGGGGGGAAAAGACCGGCACCTACACCAATGTCGATCGCACCGTGCACTTGTCCGAGCAAGCCGTCGACCCACCCGGGCAGGCCCGGCCGGATCTGGCGATCTGGCTCGACTATGCGCGACGGATGGGCTTGGCCGACAAGGACAACCAGCCACTGCCACCCTGGGAGGGTCCAGAGGAGGCGTTCGAGGCGTGGAAACAATGCAGCGCGGGGCGTCCGGTGGACTACACCGGCCTGAGCTATGACCTGCTGCACGAGCGCGGCGGCATCCAGTGGCCGTGCACCGCCGACGCACCGAACGGCACGGAACGCCTGTACGTCGATGCGCACTTCCCGACCAGCCCGGACCGCTGCGAGACATATGGACACGACCTGGCCACCGGAGCGCCGGTGAGCGAGACCGAGTTTCGAGCCAGTAGGCCCGATGGCCGCGCGATCCTCAAGAGTGCCCCGTACGAGCCCGCCTACGAGAAGCCCGACACCGAATACCCTCTGCGACTGACCACCGGCCGCACCGTCTACCACTGGCACACCCGAACGAAGACTGCTCGGGCGCCGCAGCTGCAGCGGGCCGCTCCCGCCATGTGGCTGGAAGTCTCCCGGCAGGACGCGCAGCGCCTAGGGATAGACGAAGGCGACATCGTCCGCGCCACCTCGCGTCGGGGCAGCATCGAAGCACCCGCACGGATCTCGCATGTACGCGAGGGCGTCGTTTTCGCACCCTGGCATTACGGTGAAACCGCCGCGAACGAGCTCACCGTCAGCGCTTGGGATCCGATTTCGAAACAACCCGAGTTCAAAGTCGCCGCCGTCGCTCTTCAACGTCTGCGGGCCGGAGATGGCCCCGCACCGGCCCCCACCAACACCGCCTCGGCACCCGCCCTGCCGGATGGGTGCGGCGTACGTCCCGCACACCTCGATCGGTGTTGA
- a CDS encoding GMC family oxidoreductase — protein sequence MVPDGARFDFVVVGGGTAGNVVAGRLAENPNVNVLVVEAGVGNPWELDGVNTPGTAMELRHSPYDWDYLAKFVDRGVWQRIDKNETRGKILGGSSAANYFSWIPGCKPTYDRWAEYGGSEWTWEPLLPYLRKSPTYHDDDGTFSSDMKRIGAGGPLPISHNNIPELQAFRDVVAQAWKSRGLPLTENIYDGEMNGLTHAVSTIYRGVRSGSYLFVKDKSNVTIVPEVRSKRLIIDYADRTCKGVTVIDAAGTERNFYANREVILSQGVFESPKLLMLSGIGPGRELAKHGIPVVVDSRHVGQHLFDHPGVPFVLRIKEGYAIDDYLRPGPKHDSAVADYQKDHKGPLGSGLLEMIGFPRVDEYLDKDPIYREAKAANGGLDPFSPEGQPHFELDFVPAFGSAFQWQYPHPPEGDHITVMVDLVRPVYDGGEVTLGSTDPFMQPNINLNYLSNELDIIALREGIRLAYDILTKGDGFKDLVISQYPWDMPLHSDELMRTSIQDRVQTSYHPCGTNRLSKNIDQGVVDPKLKVHGVNKLRVIDASVFPIIPDCRIQNTVYMVGEKGADAIKADHADLYK from the coding sequence ATGGTCCCCGACGGAGCTCGCTTTGACTTTGTTGTTGTTGGTGGCGGCACGGCGGGGAACGTCGTCGCCGGCCGCCTGGCCGAGAATCCCAACGTCAACGTTCTGGTCGTCGAGGCCGGCGTCGGCAATCCGTGGGAGCTTGACGGGGTCAACACGCCGGGAACGGCTATGGAGCTCCGCCACAGCCCGTATGACTGGGATTACCTGGCCAAGTTCGTCGATCGTGGCGTGTGGCAGCGCATCGACAAGAACGAGACCCGCGGCAAGATCCTCGGGGGCAGCTCCGCGGCCAACTACTTCAGCTGGATTCCCGGCTGCAAGCCGACCTACGACCGGTGGGCGGAATACGGTGGCTCGGAATGGACCTGGGAGCCGCTTCTTCCCTACCTCCGCAAGAGCCCGACCTATCACGACGACGACGGGACATTCTCGTCCGACATGAAGAGGATCGGCGCCGGCGGTCCGCTCCCCATTTCGCACAACAACATCCCTGAGTTGCAGGCCTTCCGCGACGTTGTCGCGCAAGCGTGGAAATCGCGCGGCCTGCCACTGACCGAGAACATCTACGACGGTGAGATGAACGGCCTGACCCACGCGGTCAGCACCATCTACCGGGGGGTGCGCTCCGGCAGCTACCTGTTCGTGAAGGACAAGTCCAACGTCACGATCGTGCCCGAGGTTCGCTCCAAGCGCCTGATCATCGATTACGCCGACCGCACCTGCAAGGGTGTGACCGTCATCGACGCCGCCGGCACCGAGCGCAACTTCTACGCCAACCGGGAGGTCATCCTCTCCCAGGGCGTTTTCGAGAGCCCGAAGCTGCTGATGCTCAGCGGTATTGGCCCCGGCCGCGAGTTGGCCAAGCACGGTATCCCCGTGGTCGTCGACTCTCGCCACGTCGGCCAGCACTTGTTCGACCACCCGGGCGTTCCGTTCGTGCTGCGGATCAAGGAAGGCTACGCCATCGACGACTACCTGCGCCCCGGTCCTAAGCACGACTCCGCCGTTGCCGACTACCAGAAGGACCACAAGGGTCCGCTGGGCTCTGGTCTGCTGGAGATGATTGGCTTCCCCCGCGTCGACGAGTACCTAGACAAGGATCCGATTTACCGTGAGGCCAAGGCCGCCAACGGTGGCCTCGATCCCTTCTCGCCGGAGGGACAGCCGCACTTCGAGCTCGACTTCGTCCCGGCGTTCGGCAGTGCGTTCCAGTGGCAGTACCCGCACCCGCCGGAGGGGGACCACATCACCGTGATGGTCGACCTGGTCCGCCCGGTCTACGACGGCGGTGAGGTGACGCTGGGCAGCACCGACCCGTTCATGCAGCCCAACATCAACCTGAACTATCTGTCCAACGAGCTCGACATCATCGCGCTGCGCGAGGGCATCAGGTTGGCCTACGACATTCTCACCAAGGGCGACGGCTTCAAGGACCTCGTCATCAGCCAGTACCCGTGGGATATGCCGCTGCACTCGGACGAGCTGATGAGGACGTCCATTCAGGACCGGGTCCAGACGTCTTACCACCCGTGCGGCACCAACCGGCTGTCCAAGAACATCGACCAGGGTGTGGTCGATCCGAAGCTGAAGGTCCACGGCGTCAACAAGCTTCGCGTCATCGACGCTTCGGTCTTCCCGATCATCCCGGACTGCCGGATCCAGAACACCGTCTACATGGTCGGCGAGAAGGGCGCGGACGCGATCAAGGCCGACCACGCGGATCTCTACAAGTAA
- a CDS encoding LysR family transcriptional regulator has translation MLFRQLEYFVAVAEERHFARAAKRCYVSQPALSAAIAKLERELDVTLIKRGRSFEGLTPEGERLLVWAKRILAEHNAFLAEVDAIRSGGAIGTLRLGTIPTASTTSSLVLSAFCSAHPQAKVQIRSQLTTADLYRRLRSFELDAAIVPVAPQETEDLEVVPLYVDRYVVIAPTDMLPTEKSTIRWLEAAQLPLALLTPDMRIRQLIDAAFAGNGITVSPQVETDSVSTLLAQAATGDRACIVPQTWLWTNMIAAELRAVRLVDPALKTQIAVAANSNRPGSPVARAFVATAQHLDLDEFFTKRLGGLYRR, from the coding sequence GTGCTATTCCGTCAGCTCGAGTACTTCGTAGCGGTTGCCGAGGAGCGGCATTTCGCTCGGGCGGCTAAGCGGTGCTATGTGTCCCAACCCGCGCTTTCCGCTGCCATCGCCAAGCTCGAACGCGAACTCGACGTCACGCTCATCAAACGTGGACGCAGCTTTGAAGGCCTCACTCCAGAGGGAGAGCGGTTGTTGGTGTGGGCCAAGCGGATACTCGCCGAACACAACGCCTTCCTGGCCGAGGTGGATGCCATCCGCTCCGGAGGGGCCATCGGGACACTGCGTCTGGGCACCATACCGACCGCGTCGACCACTTCGTCCCTGGTGCTCTCGGCATTCTGTTCGGCCCATCCTCAGGCAAAAGTGCAAATCCGTTCGCAGCTGACCACCGCCGATTTGTATCGGCGGCTGCGCAGCTTCGAGCTCGACGCCGCCATCGTGCCCGTCGCGCCGCAAGAGACCGAGGACCTAGAGGTGGTGCCGCTCTATGTGGATCGCTATGTGGTAATCGCGCCGACCGACATGCTGCCCACGGAGAAGTCGACAATCCGGTGGCTCGAGGCGGCGCAGCTGCCGTTGGCGTTGCTCACGCCAGACATGAGAATTCGCCAGCTCATAGACGCGGCGTTCGCGGGCAACGGGATCACGGTGAGTCCGCAGGTTGAGACGGACTCGGTCAGTACGTTGCTCGCACAGGCCGCCACCGGTGACCGGGCATGCATAGTTCCGCAGACCTGGTTGTGGACCAACATGATCGCCGCCGAACTGCGCGCCGTCAGACTCGTCGACCCCGCGCTGAAGACGCAGATCGCCGTCGCCGCCAACTCCAACCGACCTGGGTCACCCGTGGCACGCGCGTTCGTGGCAACCGCCCAGCACCTCGACTTGGACGAGTTCTTCACCAAACGGCTCGGCGGCCTCTACCGTCGCTGA
- a CDS encoding lipase maturation factor family protein — MGWFSGPEYWLGRLILERGIAAVYLIAFIAAARQFRALIGEHGMLPVPQFLARVTFRELPSIFHCRYSDRLFAAVAWFGAALSAAIVAGVTGLVPLWAAMLMWLVLWVLYLSIVNVGQTWYSFGWESLLCETGFLAIFLGNDRVAPPLLAMWLARLLLFRLEFGAGLIKLRGDRCWRNLTCLYYHHETQPMPGPLSWFFHHLPKPLHRVEVAGNHFAQLVVPFALFAPQPVASVAGAIVVITQLWLVASGNFAWLNWLTILLGCSVIDDSSWATVLPVREHAGWPATPLWFAVLVIVFAAVSVFLSYWPVRNMISRRQRMNMSFNPFHLINTYGAFGSIGRVRREVVIEGTDEPTITEQTVWKEYEFKGKPGSVRRLPRQWAPYHLRLDWLMWFAAISPHYAYPWLRGLLVRLLQNDPPTLRLLRRNPFPDSPPTFVRAQLYRYRFTTARELVRERAWWHRTLEGTYVPPVALEKVHRATA; from the coding sequence ATGGGATGGTTCAGCGGACCCGAATATTGGCTGGGCAGGCTGATACTGGAGCGCGGTATCGCAGCCGTCTACCTGATCGCGTTTATCGCGGCCGCCCGGCAGTTTCGCGCGCTGATCGGCGAGCACGGGATGCTGCCGGTGCCACAGTTCCTGGCTCGAGTGACGTTCCGGGAACTGCCGAGCATCTTCCATTGCCGCTACTCCGACCGGCTTTTCGCCGCCGTCGCCTGGTTCGGTGCAGCGCTGTCTGCGGCGATCGTCGCGGGTGTGACCGGCCTGGTGCCGCTCTGGGCGGCGATGCTGATGTGGCTGGTGTTGTGGGTGCTCTATCTGTCGATCGTCAACGTCGGGCAGACTTGGTATTCCTTCGGCTGGGAGTCGCTGCTGTGCGAGACCGGCTTCCTGGCGATCTTCCTCGGCAACGACCGGGTGGCTCCGCCGCTGCTGGCGATGTGGCTGGCCCGGTTGCTGCTGTTCCGGCTCGAGTTCGGCGCGGGCCTGATCAAGCTGCGCGGCGATCGATGCTGGCGCAACCTGACCTGCCTGTACTACCACCACGAGACCCAGCCGATGCCGGGGCCGTTGAGCTGGTTCTTCCATCACCTGCCCAAGCCGCTGCACCGCGTCGAGGTGGCGGGCAACCATTTCGCGCAGCTCGTCGTGCCGTTCGCGTTGTTCGCGCCGCAGCCGGTGGCGAGCGTCGCGGGCGCGATTGTCGTCATCACCCAGCTGTGGCTGGTGGCCTCCGGCAATTTCGCCTGGCTCAACTGGCTGACGATCCTGTTGGGTTGCAGCGTGATCGACGACTCGTCGTGGGCCACGGTGCTACCGGTGCGTGAGCACGCAGGATGGCCGGCGACGCCGCTCTGGTTCGCGGTGTTGGTGATCGTCTTCGCGGCGGTGTCGGTATTTTTGAGCTATTGGCCGGTGCGCAACATGATCTCGCGGCGGCAGCGAATGAACATGTCGTTCAACCCATTTCATTTGATCAACACCTACGGGGCGTTCGGCAGCATCGGACGCGTGCGCCGGGAGGTGGTGATCGAGGGGACCGACGAGCCGACGATCACCGAGCAGACGGTATGGAAGGAATACGAATTCAAAGGCAAGCCGGGTTCGGTGCGCCGGCTGCCGCGGCAGTGGGCGCCCTATCACCTGCGGCTGGATTGGCTGATGTGGTTCGCGGCGATCTCCCCGCACTACGCGTATCCCTGGCTGCGGGGGCTTCTCGTGCGGCTGCTGCAGAACGACCCGCCGACGCTACGGCTGCTGCGGCGCAATCCTTTCCCGGATTCACCGCCGACGTTTGTGCGCGCCCAGCTCTACCGTTATCGGTTCACCACGGCGCGCGAGTTGGTACGGGAAAGGGCGTGGTGGCATCGCACGCTCGAAGGAACCTACGTTCCGCCGGTTGCGCTGGAGAAAGTGCATCGGGCTACCGCGTAG